The following coding sequences are from one Terriglobales bacterium window:
- a CDS encoding response regulator transcription factor, protein MSSSTVKMTEAITPQEGKLPPIRLIVADSQTIFRVGLRKIFAVEDDVRVVGQAETYGQAISAISKFTADVILFEAALAGDPAEAVTELLRRSPQSKLVVLTANSDKDLTLEIFRRGAQGVVDRAVEPELLVKCIRKVASGEVWLDQQAVNWVLHAYRSQATRPMAAAPKVHLTQKEMNIVACVSQGMKNKEIAQRVNTTEQVVKNYLRKVYDKLGVSDRLELALYCLHHRLLENSEGLTGPVAQPVFRRPEPASTPEVPGTQAPTAKSHAESVTEPATVGPTGTKAE, encoded by the coding sequence ATGTCCAGCAGCACGGTCAAAATGACGGAAGCAATTACCCCGCAGGAGGGTAAGCTGCCGCCCATCCGGCTGATCGTAGCCGATAGCCAGACCATCTTCCGCGTCGGTCTGCGCAAGATCTTCGCTGTAGAAGATGATGTTCGGGTTGTTGGCCAGGCCGAGACCTATGGCCAGGCAATCTCGGCGATCAGCAAATTTACCGCTGACGTCATTTTGTTTGAAGCCGCTCTTGCCGGCGATCCCGCGGAAGCGGTAACGGAATTGTTACGCCGTTCTCCGCAATCGAAGCTGGTAGTGCTTACTGCCAACTCGGACAAAGATCTCACTCTGGAAATTTTCCGGCGTGGCGCGCAGGGTGTAGTGGACCGCGCAGTTGAACCAGAACTGCTGGTGAAGTGCATTCGCAAGGTAGCGAGTGGCGAGGTCTGGCTGGACCAGCAAGCAGTGAACTGGGTGCTGCACGCATATCGCAGTCAAGCTACCCGGCCGATGGCCGCTGCTCCCAAGGTGCATCTCACGCAAAAAGAAATGAACATAGTTGCCTGCGTTTCGCAGGGTATGAAGAACAAAGAAATTGCCCAGCGCGTAAACACCACCGAGCAAGTGGTAAAGAATTATTTGCGAAAGGTGTATGACAAGCTAGGCGTTTCCGATCGCCTTGAGTTGGCGCTCTACTGCCTGCATCATCGGTTATTGGAAAATTCTGAAGGCCTCACTGGCCCAGTTGCTCAGCCTGTCTTTCGTAGGCCTGAACCCGCCTCCACCCCAGAAGTACCTGGAACCCAAGCTCCTACCGCAAAGTCCCATGCCGAGAGCGTAACTGAGCCGGCCACGGTTGGGCCGACAGGGACTAAAGCCGAATAA